The nucleotide sequence CTTTGGGCAATCAGGAAGTCGCAATCACAAATATGACCTTGTTGGGTTGGCTGCACTTTCCCAGGCATTTACTTGTATGAAAGATTAAAGGCACCAGTTTCGATATTGTTCCCACAAGAGGCAGGTAGAAAAAAGACATCAAAACTCTTTGTGAGGTAGATGACTCTGATAAGCAAGTGTGACCTTAGGCAAAGACCTTACTGCGTCTTCTCTTGAGTGAGGGAGGTACACATGTATGGTGGTACGTGAGTTCTTTCCCCGCGTTTGAGTTGTAGGTTTATTCCTTATTGTTCAGGGACCAAAATAGAATTAAcataaaaaatacctatataatCTTCAATGTCACTCAAATCGAGCCCCACTTTGTGTCCGTATGAGTGGCTTGTGTTGTATCATAAAGTCCTGACTTTACGTTCCTAGGGGCTCTCATTCTTGTATGTAACAATTTCGCTAGGGTAGTGCATTCCTTTACGTTTTTCCCTACTGCAACCAGCCTACCCTGTTGCTCGATGTGGAAATGAAGCTATCTGAATATAAGCATTTCGATGAGCATTATGAAATTTCTATTCCGAATCAAATCGGAGTCCTTAAACCTGTTCAATTGATCGGTCAACCATGGTCCCTTTGCTTAGAAGTACTACGTATCAGCATTTGGAAATGACAACCCAACGACCTACATCCAGAAACTACTTGGGTATACATGCTGTATTCCATCCTCACTCTTTGTAACACATGACTAGGTAGCATATTGAGAAGCCTATCGAGGCTCACGCTTTTACAAAATATCGAGTGCAAAGCTTATCATCAACTAATATTCATAGTCCAGCAATATATAGTCAAACTACGCCCACCAGATcgaacatcacatcacaaacTCCAAGGGCATTTTCAACACTGGATACTAACATATAGTTTCTACGATGTAGACTATCCTTTAATGTTCTCATACTGAGGAAAGCAAAGACGATCACCCGAAGCCGATGCCGATGCCCTACAGTCCGAGAAGCAACAAAACGCCATGCGAAATACGTATTCATAAGGTCTTTGTAGTACAAAACGAAAGAGCCAAAAAATCAGTGAAGCAGGGCCTCGTTCTCGGTCGAAAATGCGCGATGCGAGTATCGCTTTGTCAGTCGTTCCGAAAGACGGTACGCTCCATGGCAGAGCATGCCGGCAAAGAACCCCACAGCATCGTTCCTGAAAGCGAGGATTCCAGCAGTGGTCATGAGCATGACAGTCCATCTCTCCAGACGTTCATCATCTGAAAGATCGCGTTGTCGACGAGGACCCTGACCTGCAGCCGTATTCCATAAGTCGGAGGCTCCTTGGTTGAGACTGTTGCCCACTTTAGCGAGCTCGAGACCAGCTGCTATCACCATGATGCCAAGAAGACTCTTGGGGTAGTGCTTCAAGAGATCTACGAGAGTTTCGCCAAACATAAGCCCCAGTATCAGCTTAAAAGCTCCCAGTACCATGATGCTGGAGCCGCTCCGAGCCCCGAAGCGATATTGGGCGGCCAATCCCCCAGCACCATGGCAGACAGGCATACTTCCGAACCACGTGCTGCTCAAGTTCATCAGCGCAACGCTGATTCCGATGGATGTCACCGAGGGAGTGGGAAGTTCGGGTAGAAGATCCTGGGATAGTGCACTAACGGCGATGATAGAATTGAGTGTGGTCAGAGGCAGTTGTCCGATGGCCATCCACAGGGCAGGCGAATCACCCTTTCCAACCCAGTGCGGCATGACAAAGCGAGGGTGCCAACCATAAAGCCACGGGAGGCTCTCGTGAGAAATAGCGACCTGTACAAATGCGAATAAAAGGGCGAGTATAAAGAAGATCAAAGCATAGGGGAACCGGGACAGCTTTTGCGTGCCAATTAGAACGAGGAAGGCGATCAAAGCCCACACACGGTTGTCAAGAGCTGGACGGCCCCAGTGCAGAGGCTGAAGCAGAGAAGATCCGGCGCCAAGAATCAACGAGAGGCCTGCTCCCAACTGAATACCCTTTACTACTGGGAGTGGTACAACACGGACAACCCCCTTTAGGAGACCTGTAACACTCATGATGAGTACGGCAGCGCCAACCCATTGGCCTGCAGCCGTGACGACACCCATGGGAGAGCCATTTTGTATGGCTGCTGAGGCAATAGCCTATACAGTAACCATGAGGTAAGCCTTGATGTGATTTGACACGAATATGTTGCTCGGAAACTCACCTTCATGGGCTGGACAGGTAAAGGAATACCATAGAACACGCCAGTGAGGATATTGAACAAGCCTGTGAACACTAGTGTACTTCCCAAATCAATTGATCCTTGTGTGGCCAAGGCAATCATCAGAGGCAGCAAGGTGCCCAGATCGCCCAGTGACCCCGATATTTCAGCCCATGGCGCTGTCTGTAGAGTCGTCAAGTTGTTGCGGTTGAGACGCCGTAAATCATTTGCCCACGACGGTGCCATCTCATGTGCGTTCGGCTGTTGTGATGGAGAATACACGCGCTTCTATCCGTAAGTGGTACTGACTTGGCGCTTGGCTCTCACTTTTCAATCTTGAACTTGCGATCAGATAAACCAGGATGGTGGTAGGtgttaggtaccttagtagataggtacctaggttgGCTGTCTAGTAGGTAAGTAGGTATCCCAAGGTCTCGGCCTAAGGTATGCGTAGGCAGTAGTGGGTGCCCACAGGAATAAGATGGTTAGGACGAGTTAGGTAGTGACAGGTTGGCGAGCAAGGCCCGATCAAGAATGACGACGATATAAGTTGAGAAGGTGTGTTCGAGTCGCCCGAATAATTCTGGACCACCTACCAGACTACTTGTTGCAAGAGAGAATCGAAAGAATTAGCAAAGGAAAATGGCGCAGTGAGGAGTGTCCTTATGAGAGGATCAACATCGTCGAATCCGCTGTATCCCCTTCTATGGCTCTTATCAAGAATGTCAGACACGTGTGGGACAAGGACAAGtgatcaagatcttgcatCTCCTAGTCTAGGTTCTATCGTGGTCAGCTTTTAGTCCTGTATGACTCTTGATTGAGCCATAAGAATGAAGCGATGTGTACTCCAAATAGCATACTCACTACCCTATACTGATCTGTTGATTTGAGACTTTAACAAGACCTAGGTGATCTCGCGTAATGCTGTGTGCGCTGATTACCAGTCTCGGGCTATTCAATGTAGTATAAAGAAAAGTTACTGCCTACTGTGTCTGACGGAAAATcaaagtttaataataaattatttctAGATAGTAATTGCCAAAAGCTGAGCATATCAGAAAATCAACATGCCTGCGCTACAAATAGCGTCAAGACGAACGAACATTGAAGAGttgtctcatcatcaagattCGCTACCATAAAGGACCACTAATCTACAGGTTTATCATGGTTTACTAGGCGGAGAACAACCACATGCGCGTGGATTTCCGGTGCTCGATATTGGTCAACCCCAGAGCAAAGTGTTGATCACCCAGTAGAAACACTGACCGCTCCCCAAATGATACACGGGGACCTCAACGGCGCCTGACACCATAGAGCTACAGTACCTTATAGGGAGCAAGGAAACTTGCCCAGGACTTTATAAGTGAATGCTAGGTTAAACACAGTAAAGGGCCCCCAAGCTTGAGCTAGAGTTGCGTAGATCTTTTTATCGCCTAAGATAGaggtcctaagttttctAACTCCCCCTAGAGCCATTAACCCATTCAATGTTGCTAGGTGCGAAGTCTCAGAGTTGGGTTTCATGGTGACGATACTCTGTAGGTATACCACTAATTACGCACCCCATATTTCCGCGGATTCGTTCCTAGCTTGGGCCGTACGCCGGGTCGGTATTTCGCAACATTATCGCTTCTGGAAGGCTAGAAGGCATGTCGAACCCCCAGACCACCCTGACCGCATCCGTGTTTCTTCAGAACTCGATGTCTTCATTTCCTTAGGCGGTTGCCAAGCTCGGCCCCGGCTGCTGGGACGCCTCAAACCACGGAGTATATGTGTGTATGTTTTGGTCTGCTTATCCGGCCACAGCTGTACTCACACAACAGTAATAGCAAAACCTCGCCAGGCTGGTAAGGATTTTCAGTTCGACCCAGGAAGGCGAATCGTTGCCGTGAAGAGGCTCTCACTTACAAGTACAGCCGTAGAAAAGCATGATAGGTCTTTCGTAAAAGTGCTCTCCTTCAAGTCTACGCACCAATGGCCTATGACCTCATCACACTACTCACGCAAGCGGTTGTCGCGCTGGGATGAAATCCCGGTGATAGCGAGGTGTCCCGGCCACAAGTCGGCAGCTAGGGCGCGAAACCTTGCAAGCATAGCCGTTTTATCCCTCGTCCCCGGGACTTCCAGCCGGGATTTCAATCGAACTCCGGGTCTGGAATTCTGACCTCTAAATTCAACAAGTACCAGCTGACAATCCTGCCTGTGAATAAACCACATCGGACATGGAAAAGAGAACTGATGAGATGCCCATCGAGAGAGTTTCGAGGCTTGCCGTGGCACCTATTCGTATGCTTTCAGTGGTCAGCCATGGGATACTGTATCGACTCTCCACTTTCCACGCTAAGCCGGCAGCCCAGGGCTCTCTCATGATGCTGGTAGACCCATGCCATGCAGCAGCAAACACATGCTGTGTTATTCAGAGTCATTAGAAGTCAACAGGATGAGACTTTGTTTCAGGGTGGCGACAAATGTTAATCGTGGGCCCTGGTGCTAACAAACTCTTTCATCTCAAAGTCTTCTCCGATACGTTGATTATTGGATGACCGTCGCTCGCAAGTTCGTAGATTGCACCGGAAACAAAGGATGCATGCTTCTTCCCGGCATTGAAACTGGGTCGATAAGGCTTGATTTCAGACTCGGTTGCTGGATCCTTGCATGTCAGGTCAAGCAAAGCTTTAGCTTGCACAGTGTCGCATGCAATTGTGGAGATTCGGGGAAAAGATGTGGGGAGCTGGTTTTGGAGGATCTTCCCTTCGGATGGAACCTAGCAGGCCCAGGTAACAAGGTGAAAATGAGAGTGAATGAGAAGTCCTTGTAGAGCGGCGGCGTGGCCGAGGCCGCCATCCGTTCGGAGACTGCTAAGAGAATATTTCTCGCGATATGATCACCAGAAGCAATAAAGCCTGAAGCACATTCTAAGGGCAACAGACGCATATTTGGAAGCTTGACGATGGCTCATGCAATAGGTATTATGAAAGACAATAGCCTGCGCTAAGCTTTTGCGCATTTGTTTGATTGGTCCCTCAAGAGCTGCCGAGACACAGGTGTTGATCAAGTTGGCAAGGCCTCGCCTCCCATAACTCATGTAATTAAACAGAGGCTGCAAATAAGAAAAACAACAATGTAGAAGCGCAAGCCGATACTTTACGAGAACCGACCAGGAACTGGCACGAGGCTGGATACTGGATATGTCGTCATTTCGCCGTTCGGAGACTTCGCGCAATCTCTTGTGCATGATATCCATCGTCCTACCAGAGATGGGCTTGCTGTGGTAGATGGAGTCGGTACCCGTTTAAATCGATTCCGTTGCAGCCGAAGGGACGGGCTTGACAGCCTTCCATGGGCTTGCCTGCCTACCTATATTGGAGAAGTAAATTCGCGCAAGTTCTTGCTGGAAAAGCAGCACTGTGCCGTGTGTAGATTGTGATATCAAGGACCTCGAGCTTTGCTTGTTGCAGGCATTTTGGCTTCCTCCCTCGTGGGCCGTGGAACCCATTAATGGATGGATGCAAGTGGTATAGGTAATAGGTAGAGAGCCTCGACCCCACATGGGCGATTGACAATCTCACCGCACCGTTTCTTCAGTTGCCGTGTTCCGAGTTGCGCATTGGTCAAGGCGAGCTGTTTACTTGTTGGTGTGTTCCAGCAAtacttccttctcttttcccGCGGCAATGTTGAgcagtatgtatgtacagaCTCATCGTGTATCTCCGCTCGTACCTTGCACCGGGACTAGCGTCGC is from Fusarium musae strain F31 chromosome 4, whole genome shotgun sequence and encodes:
- a CDS encoding hypothetical protein (EggNog:ENOG41): MAPSWANDLRRLNRNNLTTLQTAPWAEISGSLGDLGTLLPLMIALATQGSIDLGSTLVFTGLFNILTGVFYGIPLPVQPMKAIASAAIQNGSPMGVVTAAGQWVGAAVLIMSVTGLLKGVVRVVPLPVVKGIQLGAGLSLILGAGSSLLQPLHWGRPALDNRVWALIAFLVLIGTQKLSRFPYALIFFILALLFAFVQVAISHESLPWLYGWHPRFVMPHWVGKGDSPALWMAIGQLPLTTLNSIIAVSALSQDLLPELPTPSVTSIGISVALMNLSSTWFGSMPVCHGAGGLAAQYRFGARSGSSIMVLGAFKLILGLMFGETLVDLLKHYPKSLLGIMVIAAGLELAKVGNSLNQGASDLWNTAAGQGPRRQRDLSDDERLERWTVMLMTTAGILAFRNDAVGFFAGMLCHGAYRLSERLTKRYSHRAFSTENEALLH